The DNA region AGCACGACGACTTCGAACGACAGAGAAAACAAGAAATGTAAAAAAAGtcggaggaaggggagggagcaTCGACAGCAGTTGAGGCACAAGCGCATGCCAAGCGCGACGGAAGAGGTGAAAGCGGGAAGGGGAGAGTGCCCGGCTAGACTGCACATGGAAAGGTGCGCATCGGTGCCCATGCTTGCATGCCTGcatgcctgcctgcctgGTGTACGGATGCACAGGTCTCCGGAACCCCTGCCTCTCTCGGCTCTCCGCACTCGCAGCTGAAAGATGGCAGGGCTTTCGCCGgtgctcttcttcctgcTGCGTCTGCTCGTCTTCCCGTGTTTCTGCATGGAGACACTCACGTGCTCGCTTGCTGTAttgagtgtgtgcgtctctgtgaACTCGACTCATTGTGCCGCACCAACGCTCgctttcctcttcctctcgctcATCTTGACGTGAACGGCCTTCTTCATTCCtacacccccctcccttaCCCGCTGGTGATAGCTGAACGTCCCCACAACAAAACGCGCACAATACAACCACAACCATAACGTGGTTAGCTTATCTTTCCGTACATTGCCTTTCGTATTCTGTTTAatttctttcgtttttttttctgttttcccGCTGAGCGTCCTCATCCGCCATCATGACGAAGCAGGCGAATTGGTTAATGTCGCTGAAGCCGATGCTGGCGGTGTTGCCGGAGATCGAGAAGCCCCGCCGCATGCCTGGCATCAAGGAGCGCATCATGTGGACAGCTGTGGCGCTCTTTGTCTTCCTCATTTGCTGCCAAGTCCCCGTGTACGGCGCCCGTCCTGGCAACGCCAGCGACCCGTTCTACTGGATGCGTATTGTGCTGGCGAGTAACAAGGGCACGCTGATGGAGCTCGGCATCTCGCCTATCGTGTCCGCCTCTCTCATCCTGGAACTTTTAGCTGGCGTGCGCATCCTCACCTACGACCCGAACAACCGTGAGGAGCGGGCGGTATTCGAGGGCTTCCAGAAGATGATGGGCCTGGTGATcacggcggtggaggcggtggcgtaCGTGTCCTCCGGCATGTACGGTGATCCGTCCCGTATTGGTGTGGTCATGTGCGGCTTGATTGTTCTCCAGCTCATGGTGGCAACCATGATTTGCATTCTTCTAGACGAGCTCCTGCAGAAAGGATGGGGCAttggcagcggcacctcccTCTTCATCGCCACAAACGTGTGCGATACCATCATTTGGAAAGCATTCTCTCCATCCACCATCAACactggccgcggcgccgagtTTGAGGGTGCCATCATCGCCTTCTTCCACCTGCTCGTCTCGCGCACCGACAaggtgcgtgcgctgcgtgaggcATTTTAccggccgcagctgccgaaCCTGACGAACATCTTCTCCACCGCCGTggtcttcgtcgtcgtcgtcttcttcCAGGGCTTCCGTGTGCCACTCATGACAAAAAGTAAGTTCAACGGAAACGACCGCCAGCCTTACATGATCAAGCTCTTCTACACGAGCAACATGCCGATCATTCTGCAGACAAGCGTTGTGTCGAACATCAGCTTCTTTTCTCAGATCCTGTCGCGCCGCTTCGGCAACCGAAACTTCCTGATCAACCTGCTTGGCCGGTGGGAGGAGCGCGGATACaatggcggcggcaacggtcAGCTGTTTCCTGTCGGCGGCCTTGCATACTACCTCGTGCCCCCGGCGACCTTCTACGACCTGCTAGCCGACCCCATTCACGCCATATTCTACGTGGTCTTTGTGCTGACCTCGTGCGCCGTTTTCTCCCGGCTGTGGATCACCATCTCGCACACGGCGCCGCGGGATGTGGCGAAGCAGCTGGCCTCACAGGGCCGCTGGCTCGTGCAGGCCCGCGAGAGCGAGGATGATATGACCCGGCTCTTGGAGAAGTACATCCCTGTCGCGGCCAGCTTCGGGGGCctctgcgtcggcgcgctgACGATCTTCGCGGACTTTCTTGGCGCCATTGGTAGCGGCACCGGTATCCTGCTCTCCGTCACCATGATCAACCAGTACTACGAGATTCTTCAGCAGGAGGGCCAGGACCTCGGCTACGGCTTCCTGAAGCAGAAAGTTGCGTAGCTGCGAGCACAGCCGAATCGATGGATCGTAGTtgcctctgtgcgcgcgtggtTGTGCCGGTCTATGTCCGTGCCTGAGCGGGCGTATGCTAGTATTTTTATTAGTGTCTTTTTCGCTTGCCCAGAGCGCGGCGGGCAGGAGGGCAAGGAAGCCGTGTGGGCCGCTTCACGCCATCctttctcttgctcttctcGTTTTGCGACGCACATAAgccccgttttttttttttttgcagaCGGGAAGCCTGGGTGGAGATGGAGTCGTGGCAGTGAAGTGCCAGTGGGGCCCATCGTTGGTGCTCCGTGCGAGACGAGAAGAGTCCGAACACAACGAGGGGTACGAGGACGAAGcacacgccgctgccttTGCGCGCCACAGCTTCCGCATGGCCACAgggggcggcagaggcggcggcatgcaCAGAGGAGGCTTTCTATTGCCCTTGTGTATTTGTTCGCTGCCTATGGCTTCGCCACATGTGCCTGTTCggctctctgtgtgcgtctgtgtgcctgctgctgcggtgtggCGTTCGCGGTCCGATGGGCCAGAGCGAGAGCAGGACGGTGACtcggagaggcagagggcggtgcagcgacCGAGCAGGTGAGGGCTCGGGGAGTTCGGGGGGGAAGCGGGAGCGTGTAAGTAAACGAGATGCCGTTCGACGGTGAAGACACCATGCCCTTTCATGGGCTCTATGCGCTTCTCCCTCAATACCccgagcgcgcgcacacattCCTGGGCTCTTTTTTTATCGAATGCGTGCCACCGGCGACTGCGCCCCTCTCTCATGGCGGCGCTCTCCCCCATCACTGATGcagccctccctcttcctgtTTCGTGTGCCCCTTCTCAGTGCTCGGATCGTGCGCGTCGTGTGTCATGCGCCTCACAGTGGCCACATGCGCCAGCTCACAGTCGATGAACACACTCGCATCCCTTGCCCGCAGCGGATTCGTGATGCGCTCGACCCATCGTGCCTTTGTGCGCCCGATTATGGttcgctggcgctgcagcacgtaTCCATTTCGTTCTCTCACTCTATTTCGTCTGCCGCTCGCTTCGGTGGGCACTTCGCGCTCCTCGTCTACCACGACTAAGTATGCTGTACTTTGGAGGGTGGGCAGCTGCACACGGGAAGAGGCGGGAGATGGGTGGCGGGCGAACCGACTCACTGCTGCATTGCCGCCGCTGAAAGGATTCGCCCCGCACCGGCGTTTTCTGTCCGCGTGTGTTTTTCTCTGTGcttgtttttgtgtgtgtgtagctgggcgggtggtgctgcggctctcttttcgtttgtATACGGCCGCgagcgaaagagaaggaggcagaggcgaaAAAAGGTGTTTTTTGTTTTTAAACGGCCATGGAGGGAGTGACGCCGCCCTCTTGCGTCTCTGCACCTTCcccatccccctcctcctccacatccTTTTTGACTCTCCTAGACGAGCAAGCATCTCCGACGCGCTGCGGGACGGAgatgagagaggggggagggggcagagcgTGCAGGTAAGAGATGAGGTGGCGCATGATCGGTTCTCGGCGCTAagcatgcgcacacgtgcaaaACAATCGAAAAGCAGAACCCGAGCAAcggggtgcgcgtgcgtgtccaCGAAGCTTCCCCTTacttccctcttcttttgCCCATCACTGATGGAGGAATCTATGCGTCTCTCTTCTCGTCAGGTGTGCTCGATTAgggaggccgccgcgcctcACCGTTGCcaaaggggaagaggaggaggcatctctcgcatgtgcgccgcttcgttgcccctccccctccccccaccccccgcaGGGAACTGCGACTGCGAGGGCATGGCTCGAGGTGTGTGCGAAGAGAGGTGAAGGGGACGACGATGCTGCGAGCTGACACGCTTCCGActtcttttctctcgttCACTCCTCTTTGTGCGTCGAGCGCGGCACGCGCTTGCACGTACGGACTTTGGCACACTCCCCGGCGTTGGCTTCCCAACGACATGCGCGCATACACAAGTACACCACTCTCCTCTGCTTACCACCCTGCGCTTCTCGTCTCCACCTCTCCTTCGGATCCatcttgtgcgcgcgtgccttACAGAGTGCTGGCGAGGCGGTTTTCTGCCGCGTCCGACGACAcccgcctctcttccccaAAAAAGACCTTGCTCTCTTCGGCGCTATCCGCATCACCTCTCATATACGCGCGCGTGTTGCGGAAGAGACGActtggagagagagggggagggagggcgaaaAAGTGCTTtgcggtggggagggaggggcgcgcgcgctgtgttgttgctgctgtggatTCCACACGCCCATTCGCGCTCTCGCTTCCGCCCATCACCACGCAAACCCACACCGATACAAACTCCTGCTCGTGGAATTCGACTAGTACCACTGTCTTACAGATCTCTTCgttcctcttctttttcggCCCCCTCATCATACCGGAGGAGGGGCTTGTGTCTCTGCCGTTGAACGGTACCCCTACCCTCTCCTTTTACTTTATTGAGCtggagggtggtggtggtcatTTGCTCACACACCTCAACGCACGCAGCCCCGTGCTCATAGTAAAGGGGACCCACagggagtgcgtgtgtgtgcctgtcgatgaggggagagggagggagaggggggctgAACGCATTAATAAGAAAAGTTCCACGGGCCCCTGCCACACGGCCTCTTGTGGGCGTGTTGGTGTTCGGATTTCGCATTGCTGCTTCGCTCCTGTTCTCGTTTCCTTATTTGTACGTCTCGCCCTTGTACTCGTGCTTGCttcgcacgcgcgccgcatctctctctctctctctcgtgtgcgtatgtgtgcccTGCTTGGGCACCGTTAGAAGTGCGTAAAGAGAGGGGTCTACGCGACGCTACACGACATCATCATCAccatatatatacacacacacaaacagacaACAATCaaaaggagagggtgggcaacaacacgcagcagcggcataACGCAACGAAAGCGGTGTTGAACCTCTTCCCTCGAGTCCCCGTGTTTCCTCATCTCTTGGCCGGCTTTGGTGGTCTTTACGGGTATTGTGTTTCGTTCATCAATAACAGATACTAATAATACTAATAAAAAGGGGTCGCAAATAACGGGACAAAACCcttacacacacgcgcacacacacacatacacacacgcgggcGTGCCCGCAGACCCCGCAGCTCGTTTCTCGAATTCCGCACAGCGCACTCAACCaaaacaagagagaagagagcgcTGGCATCACCGTCTGCTTCGTCTTTCTGCGTTCTTTTCCTTCTGCGCTGCCTCTatcgtttttcttttgtcgTGGGTTTTGTTTTcgcacacgtgtgcctcTGATTTTGCTTGTGCCGTCTCCGTCGCACAGCcttgtgcgcatgtgtgtgtgcgtgtgtgtgtgtgtgccttgcGCATTCATCTTGACCGGAAGCCCCCGTGTCTTCTCTTGCCTTAACTTGTCTTTGCTTGCTCTTCGTTtattttgttttgttttcgtcGCTACAAGAGGCTCCCCCccgcgctgctctcctctccccctccacacacacgtttaaGACCGAAGAAGGAAGGAAAGCAAGTGCACGTGTGGACGGCGTCCCTTAGTGCGTATttatatgtgtatgtgtgtgtctcgctATCTTTTCCGGTGCCATGCTCtcaggtgcagcagctggcgcccGCAACGCGAATCTGCTGTACACGCTGCGCTCCCTGCACAATGCACACTACCGCGTCCGCGAGGATGTGgctgcagtgctgctgcaggaggacTTTTTTGAGGAGGCATCGAGAGGCGAATTCTACACCATGAGCTACCTGCGCCATCGCATCCCGTTCTTGTTCCAACTCGCCCTGCATACGTGGACGCCCCAACAGAGTCGGCAagcgacgccgacgtcaGGGCGAACGCCCCTGCaccacgcggcgcagcactccacgggggaggaggagaatgACCGAGAAGGCAAtagccgccgcagcgactcGGACTGCCCTGGCAATGACGAGGCGGCTTGCGGGAACCCGTTCGCAACGAGCGAGTCGCACTGCGTGCGTGAAGAAAACGAGCGATCACAGCCATCAATGTACCCAGCGACAGCAGAGCCGCAGCCGTCCTCGTCTTCAGGGAGACCGGAAACGTCTCTTCCATCAGAGCAGCTCACGCAGCTCGCCGTGCTGGCGGTGCATCTGCTCTGTGGCGACCGGTcacgcgtgcgtgagggGCCCGCGGAGGCCTCCATAGCATCGTGCGGGCCTGTCTGGGATGCGCACACGGTGCTTAACTTCTTCGAAGAGCATCGGTGGCTGGTGCAATGGACCAGCCAGGTGCTGAACGCGCCGTGCGAATGGGTGAATAACGTGGCGAACCGCGCCTTAGAGGACGTTTTGGTAGCACAACCGCAGCGGCCGTCCGCGGGAGAGCCCGGTGCGCCACCATAgagcttcagcagcggctcaTCCAACCCGCTTCGACTGCCGTCAGCGGTGGGCGCGGCGCCAGCCACCCACCAACgtgcaccaccgcagcagtcATCGCTCAAGATGGCGGCCTCGCCGGTGCAAGCGTGTTCACCCGACGTCACCGATCTCATGCAATCCTCTCCttgctccagcagcacaagcgctGATCTCACGGAGCCGCGCTTGCCAAACCTGTCGCTGCTCTCTTCCCATCACGTGggaacgccgccgctgtcgcagtACCTCTCTCCTATAGGGTGCCGTACCCCGCTGTCTCAGCAGCCaacgcctccctctccttcctcgccgGCCGGCCAGCGAACTCCACGACCGCAGCCACTCCTGAACGTGCCGGCTCACGgcgaaagcagcagcggcagcacgccaaCGTCCACCACTGGCATGCCAGACCGATCGCATTACATCAACATGCTCAGCCCCGAGGCCGCTAAGTCCTTCATGACCACTGCGGAACTCACGGTcgagctggagcggcagtgccgtCGCATTCGTCACGCCGTCATGCTGCTCGAGTCTCTTCTGGTGGCTGTCGGGATGGTGGAGCCCTTTCTCTACCGTCGACCTGTCTGCTCCTCCCCGATGCGGTCGTGGACGCGGCGTGATAGCAGGCATAGAGGCGCTAGCGGCATATCGGGGTTTAAcgctgcagacgacgaggacaaGGGTGACAACCATGATttgctcggcggcggctacgCTGACAGCGCTGCGAGACGACAATGTTGTCTGTGTCACTTGACGACGATGGAGCCtagcgccagcaccggccCCCTGGCCGCGACGCGCCACGTGAGTAACGTTCTGGATGCGAATCGCGACAGTGAGTACGAGGACGAAGCGAACGGCGGCGGGGCCGGTGGCGGGCTCGCAGACggggcggctgctgcgtcggcacTGGCAGTGGAGGAATCCAGTGAGCCTCCGAAGGAGTTTCTCGTGCGGCACGCCATGCACGCTTTTACGCACATGTTCCTCTCCATTacagcggtgcggcagcggctgcaagCGTACAGCCATGAGCGCCGGCACACGCCTTCGACTGCAACGGtggcgactgctgctgctgccgccgccgcccgggCAAGTTTTTCTCTGACGCCGTTGGCCTCTAATGGGCCGTGCAACACTCTGGGACCTTTCTCGCCGTTCTCCACGACGATCAGCGGTGCAGCGAACCTTACCGTCGCCACGGTtaacgccgccgctgcctcgtctCCGGTGACGACTGAGGACCCGACAACTCGTTCACACCCGCTGTCTTCCCCGCTCGCGGCACGCCGACCGCGTACGCCTGCATCAAGTGCCAGCGGCTCCGTCAGCTTGAGGAGCTCCTCATTGATGCTGTGCAGGACAATTTCGAGGTGCTGAAGAAATCGGCGATCGCGTTCGTGGCGCATCATTCGGCAATCACAGAGGAAGCTATCTGCGCCATCGACGCCGAGGGTGCCGTTTTCACGTTGCAGGCCACCATGATGCTCGCTCACGTCTTCGCACCGGAGGTGCTCGCCACACATCCGCCGGGATCGCCCGGCGGCATGGCATTGGAGTGGATACTGAGCTACGTTTTTGCCGGCTGCAACGGCGCGGAGGTGCGCCatcatcagcagcagcagcgccattACGACACTGGCGCCTCCGGCGCTAACTCGAGCCTTGACTG from Leishmania infantum JPCM5 genome chromosome 11 includes:
- a CDS encoding putative SEC61-like (pretranslocation process) protein translates to MTKQANWLMSLKPMLAVLPEIEKPRRMPGIKERIMWTAVALFVFLICCQVPVYGARPGNASDPFYWMRIVLASNKGTLMELGISPIVSASLILELLAGVRILTYDPNNREERAVFEGFQKMMGLVITAVEAVAYVSSGMYGDPSRIGVVMCGLIVLQLMVATMICILLDELLQKGWGIGSGTSLFIATNVCDTIIWKAFSPSTINTGRGAEFEGAIIAFFHLLVSRTDKVRALREAFYRPQLPNLTNIFSTAVVFVVVVFFQGFRVPLMTKSKFNGNDRQPYMIKLFYTSNMPIILQTSVVSNISFFSQILSRRFGNRNFLINLLGRWEERGYNGGGNGQLFPVGGLAYYLVPPATFYDLLADPIHAIFYVVFVLTSCAVFSRLWITISHTAPRDVAKQLASQGRWLVQARESEDDMTRLLEKYIPVAASFGGLCVGALTIFADFLGAIGSGTGILLSVTMINQYYEILQQEGQDLGYGFLKQKVA